The window ATAAATTCACAAACTCACCGCAAGAACTGATGTTGTTGAGTGCGAGAACAAGAGTTTTCAATCTTGGAAAAAGCTCATCAAGCCTCTGAACATCTCTCCAACTACTGATGTTGTTGTCAGTTAACTGGAGTAGTCTGAGAGTATCATACGCAGGTAGATCTAGTGTTACTCCCTTGTATAAATTACCACTGAGATAGAGCTTTTCAAGGCTATAACGAAACGTTATCACAGAATTCTGAGCGAGTATAGTAAGAATAAGTCTATTGAATAGCCTCAAATCCTCACAAAAAGAGGCTTAAGTATAGATAAATAAGTATAAGCACAGCTGCTTAGATTCCTTAAAAGATAAAACCTGGACCTGCAAGATGACGAATTGATATTTGCTGATTCATGAAAAAGTAGTCAGTCGCACACATAGCATGCATAAAAAGAATATTGAATTAAAAAACACCTTTTTATGTGACACCACTAAGCTGCTAAAAAATGTTTAACCCATTTTAAATAGAGTTTATTTGTAAACCCGTTACGCATTTTTCGAACTATGACACACGTTGGTATGTGCAAGCATTTCGATAGAGTCATTAATTCGCATTAACTGTACTCACTAGTTGAGGTGCATCCAAATTCTCTCAAATCTGAATAAAAGTCTGTCAACTCATCTAGGAATCAATGTTTCCTACTTTGGTCAAAAGTTATTCttaagaaatttaaaaacatgATGTGAAAAGGGACTCCTTCACTTTTCACAGTTAGTTGAGACAGACCCGACTCCCCCATCTCTCGATAAATGAAAATCTGTAAAACAAACTTATTTTAAAGTCACTTTTTCATTAATCACAAACATTTTTCTCCTATTTTTTAGGTTAATTCGATGattttgattggctaataacACTCACAGTTACTCATGACAAGGCTGCCAGTGCATGTATTGACAATTATAAGCTTTACGCTTTATTGGACTAATAattaaacatttacaaaaaatcatcataatataaataaataataatatctaATAGAATTATCCTGTTAAATATTCTATCACTCTATGAAAGGTTAACTTATAACGATATAATGCCAGTTTCTCTTCTACCACCATTGCAGGAGTTTTACAACTTTACAAAAACAAATTCTTTTCTGGAGTTATCAGCTCGTGCCAAGTGACCGCGCATTCAGACTATGAAAACTGTCTATTGCAACGGATTTTGAGGAATTCTCAAAAAAGCTTCTTTGCaaatttaaatgtatatttttcatACAAGTTATTAACGTGAGagctaaattatgttttttttaaacataatgaatattttttcatCCATTGCCCAATGATCACAAATTAATCTGTTGTTGCCTAAAAGCATCAGAgtcataatttatatattatgtataatgttatttaaattaagattttattatttacaaagtCAATTTCAATGAACTTTAggaaaaatttgaaactaattttaCTGGCCCAAATAACTGTTAGAGAAGCTTGTCTTTAACCTTTGGCCAACAGTGAATGTTGTTCCGCAAAAAGGTCTAGCTCGACAACATCAGAGCAGAGCTGACTGATGTAAAGGTTTTTACCAGCAGACGAGATTCATTGATCATCCAAAATCAAACTTTTAGGCACTCAGAAGCTTTCAGAAACTACAAATGTCAGGTTACGAGTGACTGGTTTTACTAGTTGACATATAATTTTAAGACAAGACTTTCCTAACATAGGGATGAATTCATTTTATGAAagtctttttaaaaataatgatatcATTTGGAAAAACATAATACTGTATAATTGTTTATTACTCTATCATTAATAACTATCACTATATAATGACttaatattatatatcactatattattatatagtactaTATCATTGTAGAGcagtattactatatataaatatattattataaattgttaTATATCCCTTACTACTATCTATAACTATACAGTTGCATATtactatattgttatatatagtgatatacatattgttatacatatagtatagtgtatataaCAATATGTACTATATGTATAACAATAGTAGTGTGTATGTATAACAAATTACAGTGTGATGTATCactgtatacatgtagttatataccAGTAATACAACTATAGAAACGTTACATATTGCTATATACCACTACATCATCAAATATTAATTACTAtgttattacatataattatgtgtCGATATATCTAATGTTATACAATTGCATATCATTACCTATACACAAACGAGTAAAGAGCAAGCACCTGCTCCATGACATCTTCACCAGATATGACTAGTGGTTTACCTGTTTTATCAGGAGCTTTGGAAGTTATGAATATCTCACAATGTAAACTGTCGAGTGAAAAAGTGCTGTATTTCTCTTTCAACGCTGACACAAGGCTAACGCTGTGCATTTCTTTGCTGCTGCTCTCCATTCTCCCACCTGCATGTAGTAAAGAGTCAGCAATGTTCAGGAACCCACTCCATTGTCAAGTATTTAATCGACTAACAAAAGCCTGCCAGTCATATACAGTCCGTAGCATGAGTTTATTGGCAATCATCAACCCAACCCTTAATTGCCTTACAAAAGTGTATAAAGCTAACATTGCCAAGTTGGCAATCGTTGCATCATAATTATGGTGTAATTAAATTTTTGCAGTAGAGTCTTCAACAGAGAGAAGGGCTGACATCGTTATTCAAAGAAATGAACCTTTTGTAATTATTGACAGTTGCTTCGACAACAATATTGACAAAGTTCGGTTTTGCCAAAGTAACCAAACCCTGTTATTTTGACCAGCCATCCATTTCTATAATGAGGTTTTTAGCAAAAAGTTCCTCAAAGTTTCATGCCAATTTACCTGTAAACATCTCAGAAATTCTGTTTTACGATGGCTCTACTTTTAGCTGCTTAAGTTAACTGACACGATCTGCTCCACATAGAAAAATGAATATCTTTATTTAAATCAGCACAAACCACACACGATGGAAAGACTGCCGAGGTCATGCTGAGCTAAAGCGCTACTGTCAGTGACCTTATCATGAACTAGATAGAGAGAATGCACTGCACTCAGAGTTGGATGAACTTGCTTTATCCACTTAGCTGTGCGCATATTACACACTTGTAAATTGTATTATAAGGTATTGCAAGATGCCAGCTAGTATAACACTATCCAAACAGTCCTCATCTCAGTATTATCCTTATGATGACAATATCTATACGCACCTTTTCAGAACAAGATCTTACATAACACTTACAAGTGCTTACAAATACCATAAAACACTTCATCTGTGCTTATCTGGATAGGTCTAAAATGATtatgcaaaacatttttgttttaacaaTCTCACACATTTAATTAGCacaaaaactacaaaaactatGCCCCATGGCATATTGTTACGGAGCGATTTTTTCTGACACGCAATGCATTgataaagtttttttattactaatgtttTGATTGTTCAACCATAAGCTGtcattaataattatttagaGCCACACTGTTTTAGCAGCATTTATTAATACTTTATTACAATCCTTAAT of the Watersipora subatra chromosome 4, tzWatSuba1.1, whole genome shotgun sequence genome contains:
- the LOC137394012 gene encoding tubulin-specific chaperone cofactor E-like protein, coding for MRTAKWIKQVHPTLSAVHSLYLVHDKVTDSSALAQHDLGSLSIVCGGRMESSSKEMHSVSLVSALKEKYSTFSLDSLHCEIFITSKAPDKTGKPLVISGEDVMEQVLALYSLEKLYLSGNLYKGVTLDLPAYDTLRLLQLTDNNISSWRDVQRLDELFPRLKTLVLALNNISSCGSLEGNASIFSHLSVLNMNNTAISEWDELYKLSAINSLSDIRLFSIPLVEAYDEIKRRQMILVYFAHASRLNGSGINTVEMDAAERVYIRHFQDASHKPCRYSELQAKRGILDSSASVTLQPADTVAMTVIVDDKRAVFDIPTKQTIDETGGRSSLAVSYGRHHLFDVL